From the genome of Virgibacillus proomii, one region includes:
- a CDS encoding alpha-ketoacid dehydrogenase subunit beta, with protein sequence MAQMTMIQAITDALRTELKNDENVLVFGEDVGKNGGVFRATDGLQAEFGEERVFDTPLAESGIGGLSIGLALQGFRPVPEIQFFGFVYEVMDSINGQMSRMRYRSGGTHINPITIRSPFGGGVHTPELHADSLEGLIAQQPGIRVVIPSTPYDAKGLLISAIRNNDPVLFLEHMKLYRSFREEVPEEEYTIDLDKADVKREGTDVTLIAYGAMVHACLKAADELEKEGISAEVIDLRTVSPLDIDTIITSVKKTNRVVVVQEAQRQAGVAANVIAEIQERAILHLEAPVLRVTAPDTVYAFSEAEEVWLPNHKDIIEKVNSVMNF encoded by the coding sequence ATGGCACAGATGACAATGATTCAAGCCATTACAGACGCGTTACGCACAGAACTCAAAAATGATGAAAATGTGCTTGTATTTGGGGAAGATGTCGGCAAAAATGGCGGCGTGTTCCGTGCTACTGATGGATTACAAGCTGAGTTTGGTGAAGAACGTGTATTTGATACACCACTAGCAGAGTCAGGAATTGGCGGTCTTTCCATTGGACTTGCTTTACAAGGATTTCGCCCTGTACCAGAAATTCAATTCTTCGGCTTCGTTTATGAAGTAATGGATTCAATTAACGGACAAATGTCACGTATGCGTTATCGTTCTGGTGGTACACACATCAATCCTATTACAATTCGCTCACCATTTGGCGGCGGGGTGCATACGCCAGAATTACACGCTGACTCTTTAGAAGGATTAATTGCTCAACAACCAGGAATTAGAGTAGTCATTCCATCAACGCCGTATGATGCAAAAGGCTTGTTGATCTCAGCAATTCGTAATAACGATCCAGTGTTATTCTTAGAACATATGAAGCTGTACCGCTCATTTCGTGAAGAGGTTCCTGAAGAAGAGTATACCATTGACTTAGATAAAGCTGATGTAAAACGAGAAGGTACAGATGTGACATTAATTGCTTATGGCGCAATGGTTCATGCTTGCCTTAAAGCAGCAGACGAACTAGAAAAAGAGGGAATAAGCGCTGAAGTTATTGACTTACGTACTGTTTCACCGCTAGATATTGATACAATTATTACATCCGTAAAGAAAACAAATCGTGTTGTTGTTGTTCAAGAGGCTCAACGTCAAGCAGGGGTTGCCGCAAATGTTATTGCAGAAATTCAAGAACGTGCCATTTTGCATCTAGAAGCTCCTGTATTACGTGTTACCGCTCCTGACACCGTTTATGCATTTTCTGAAGCGGAAGAAGTATGGTTGCCTAATCACAAAGACATCATTGAAAAAGTAAACAGTGTCATGAACTTTTAA
- a CDS encoding dihydrolipoamide acetyltransferase family protein yields the protein MAFNFKLPDIGEGIHEGEIVKWFVKEGDEVKEDDVLCEVQNDKAVVEIPSPVDGTVEKIHVEEGTVAVVGDTLISFDAEGYESDDEASEDSEEEAPAPKAEETKETTTQAATDNKDQDKRVIAMPSVRKYARDNGVNISDVTGSGKNGRILKEDIDSYLKGDQPAAAEAKTEETANAEKTAAPATAGDFPETREAMSGIRKAIANAMVNSKTKAPHVTLLDEVDVTALVAHRKKFKPIAAEQEIKLTYLPYVVKALVSASKKYPIINASVDDETNEIVHKHYYNIGIAADTDKGLLVPVVKHADRKSIFEISKEINELADKARNGKLAPDEMKGATNTITNIGSAGGQWFTPVLNYPEAVILGIGRIAEKPIARDGEVVIAPVLALSLSFDHRIIDGATAQNALNQIKRLLSDPQLIMMEA from the coding sequence ATGGCTTTTAATTTTAAATTACCTGATATCGGAGAAGGAATTCACGAAGGTGAAATCGTCAAGTGGTTTGTCAAAGAAGGTGACGAAGTAAAAGAGGATGACGTCCTATGTGAGGTTCAAAATGATAAAGCAGTTGTTGAAATCCCTTCTCCAGTTGATGGTACAGTAGAAAAAATTCATGTTGAAGAAGGAACAGTAGCAGTTGTTGGTGATACACTTATTTCATTTGATGCAGAGGGTTATGAGTCTGATGATGAGGCATCAGAAGATTCAGAAGAAGAAGCACCAGCACCTAAAGCTGAAGAAACAAAAGAAACAACTACTCAAGCTGCTACTGACAACAAAGATCAAGATAAACGAGTTATCGCAATGCCATCTGTCAGAAAATATGCTCGCGACAATGGTGTGAACATTTCGGATGTAACTGGATCAGGAAAGAATGGCCGCATCCTGAAAGAAGATATTGATAGCTATCTGAAGGGAGATCAACCCGCTGCAGCAGAGGCTAAAACGGAAGAAACAGCTAATGCAGAGAAAACAGCTGCACCAGCTACTGCAGGTGACTTCCCAGAAACTCGTGAAGCAATGAGTGGAATTCGCAAAGCAATAGCCAATGCAATGGTTAATTCTAAAACAAAAGCGCCTCACGTTACCTTGCTAGATGAAGTAGATGTTACTGCATTAGTGGCTCATCGTAAGAAATTTAAGCCAATTGCAGCCGAACAGGAAATAAAGCTGACTTATTTACCATACGTTGTAAAGGCGTTAGTTTCTGCATCGAAAAAGTATCCAATCATTAATGCTTCTGTAGATGATGAAACAAATGAAATTGTTCACAAACACTACTATAATATTGGGATTGCAGCAGATACAGATAAAGGTTTACTAGTTCCAGTTGTTAAACATGCTGATCGCAAATCTATTTTTGAAATTTCTAAAGAGATTAATGAATTGGCAGACAAGGCTAGAAATGGTAAACTAGCACCAGATGAGATGAAAGGTGCAACGAATACAATCACTAATATCGGATCTGCAGGCGGTCAATGGTTTACTCCAGTACTAAACTATCCAGAAGCAGTAATTCTTGGTATTGGACGTATTGCAGAAAAACCAATTGCTCGTGATGGAGAGGTAGTTATTGCACCTGTACTAGCATTATCATTAAGCTTTGATCATCGCATTATTGATGGGGCTACGGCACAAAATGCCCTAAATCAAATCAAGCGATTATTAAGCGATCCACAATTAATTATGATGGAGGCGTAA
- the lpdA gene encoding dihydrolipoyl dehydrogenase, giving the protein MVVGDFPIELDTLVVGAGPGGYVAAIRAAQLGQKVTIADKGALGGVCLNVGCIPSKALIQAGHLAVHARGNEELGIKTENVSVDFAKVQEWKGSVVKKLTSGVQGLLKGNKVDIVKGEVYFVDKNTVKIMDDKKSQTYTFNNCIIATGSRPIEIPGFKFSNRVLDSTGALNLKEIPKKMVVIGGGYIGTELGTAYANFGTEVTVLEGTKDILGGFEKQMRQVVKKRLKNKNVTIITEAMAKGVEESKDGVKVTYEVNGKSETVEADYVLVTVGRRPNTDELGLEQVGIEMDDRGLIKIDKQCRTNFDNIYAIGDVVPGMPLAHKASYEGKVAAEAISGEKAEIDYIGMPAVVFSEPELATVGYTEQEAKDAGFDVKAAKFPFAANGRALSLNDSDGFMKLITRKEDGLVIGAQIAGPNASDMIAELGLAIEAGMTAEDIALTIHAHPTLGEITMEAAEVALGTPIHML; this is encoded by the coding sequence ATGGTAGTAGGAGATTTCCCAATTGAATTAGACACACTTGTTGTTGGAGCTGGTCCTGGTGGATATGTTGCAGCTATTCGTGCTGCTCAACTTGGACAAAAAGTAACGATTGCGGACAAAGGCGCATTAGGTGGTGTTTGTTTAAATGTAGGATGTATTCCTTCAAAAGCATTGATTCAAGCTGGCCATCTAGCTGTACATGCACGAGGTAATGAAGAACTCGGTATTAAAACGGAAAATGTGTCCGTAGATTTTGCCAAAGTGCAAGAGTGGAAGGGCAGTGTCGTTAAAAAGCTTACTTCTGGAGTCCAAGGACTATTAAAAGGGAACAAAGTTGATATTGTTAAAGGTGAAGTTTACTTTGTAGATAAAAACACAGTAAAAATCATGGATGATAAAAAGTCCCAAACATATACGTTTAATAACTGTATTATTGCAACAGGTTCTAGACCAATTGAAATACCAGGCTTTAAATTTTCCAACCGTGTTTTAGATTCTACAGGTGCGCTTAACCTTAAAGAAATTCCTAAAAAAATGGTTGTTATTGGTGGAGGATACATCGGTACGGAGCTGGGAACTGCCTATGCTAATTTCGGTACAGAAGTTACGGTATTGGAAGGAACGAAAGATATCCTTGGCGGTTTCGAAAAACAAATGAGACAGGTGGTTAAAAAGCGCCTGAAAAACAAAAATGTTACGATTATAACAGAAGCAATGGCTAAAGGTGTGGAAGAGTCGAAAGACGGTGTAAAAGTAACATATGAAGTTAATGGAAAATCAGAAACCGTTGAAGCCGATTATGTATTGGTAACAGTTGGTCGCCGTCCAAATACAGACGAACTTGGACTAGAACAAGTCGGTATTGAAATGGATGATCGTGGTCTAATAAAAATTGATAAGCAATGTCGTACAAACTTTGATAATATCTATGCTATTGGTGATGTTGTTCCAGGAATGCCATTAGCTCATAAGGCTTCTTATGAAGGTAAAGTAGCTGCTGAAGCAATTAGCGGTGAAAAAGCTGAAATTGACTATATTGGTATGCCAGCAGTTGTATTCTCTGAACCAGAATTAGCTACCGTTGGTTATACAGAACAAGAAGCGAAAGATGCTGGGTTTGATGTAAAAGCTGCTAAATTCCCATTTGCTGCTAATGGTCGTGCGTTGTCATTAAACGATAGTGATGGATTTATGAAATTGATCACACGTAAAGAGGATGGCTTAGTTATTGGTGCACAAATTGCAGGTCCTAACGCAAGCGATATGATTGCAGAATTAGGACTAGCTATCGAAGCTGGAATGACAGCAGAGGATATCGCCTTAACCATTCATGCTCATCCAACGCTTGGAGAAATTACCATGGAAGCTGCTGAAGTTGCTTTAGGTACACCAATTCATATGTTATAA